In the genome of Xenopus laevis strain J_2021 chromosome 1S, Xenopus_laevis_v10.1, whole genome shotgun sequence, one region contains:
- the rflcii.S gene encoding insulin-like 3: protein MALHLYHLALLITFLMPHWSLSSANNELGIKLCGREFIRTVVMSCGGSRWKRYSPEPGQERVNPYRDFIDWLNQDFVDNPEGLNSLYNEGHGARNAPIPGRQQQQDASMEQLQGGLYDSLVGQEPRSTSLRMRRSAGPVGTCCQRGCTKTELMKFC from the exons ATGGCTCTCCACCTCTACCACTTAGCTTtgctaattacatttttgatGCCCCATTGGAGCTTGAGCTCAGCAAACAATGAGTTGGGTATTAAGCTGTGTGGACGAGAATTCATCCGGACTGTGGTGATGTCCTGTGGGGGTTCAAGATGGAAGAGGTACTCACCAGAACCAGGACAAGAGAGAGTTAATCCCTATA GAGACTTCATTGACTGGCTAAACCAAGATTTTGTAGACAACCCAGAAGGCTTGAACTCCTTGTATAACGAAGGACATGGTGCTCGAAATGCCCCCATTCCTGGACGGCAGCAGCAACAAGATGCCTCCATGGAACAGTTGCAGGGAGGCTTATATGATTCATTAGTAGGTCAAGAACCACGGAGCACCAGCTTACGGATGAGGAGGAGCGCCGGGCCAGTAGGGACTTGTTGCCAGAGAGGTTGCACCAAGACTGAACTCATGAAGTTTTGCTAG